A DNA window from Zingiber officinale cultivar Zhangliang chromosome 3A, Zo_v1.1, whole genome shotgun sequence contains the following coding sequences:
- the LOC122052379 gene encoding uncharacterized protein LOC122052379 isoform X2 — translation MDAGADEAPLVQVEDESGEKDLDAALRCLEGFLALLGFPDSSSRVRLAASWAAFLLLGVAVPSAAIGLYQCSHSVCAEYKVHQFELCVLLSQVLLAAVSLACISRNLLKYGIRRFLFVDQHHGHVERFQKEYVRKIQVSSVVQVVVVVLCLNAASKISHRAQGISSLASRWHAYATCCPIGSQMRTANGSGNIEAVSASSFLRDYSESDLESLENVATYNNAQLTSFTSYHKRQALVIYLQSNPGGITIFGWTVDRTLLNTIFFLELTLVLFVLGKTIVFPSL, via the exons ATGGACGCCGGAGCCGACGAGGCGCCGCTTGTGCAAGTAGAGGACGAATCCGGAGAGAAGGATCTGGACGCCGCGCTCCGCTGCCTCGAGGGCTTCCTCGCCCTGCTTGGTTTCCCCGATTCCTCCTCACGGGTTCGCCTGGCCGCCTCCTGGGCCGCCTTCCTCCTCCTCGGCGTCGCCGTCCCATCCGCCGCCATCGGCCTCTACCAGTGCTCCCACTCCGTCTGCGCCGAGTACAAAGTCCACCAGTTCGAGTTATGCGTCCTCCTGTCTCAGGTCTTGCTCGCCGCCGTCTCGCTTGCTTGCATCTCGCGGAACCTTCTCAAGTACGGGATTCGGAGGTTCCTGTTCGTGGATCAGCACCATGGCCATGTGGAGAGGTTCCAGAAGGAGTATGTTCGCAAAATCCAG GTGTCTTCTGTTGTTCAAGTTGTTGTCGTTGTTCTCTGTTTGAATGCAGCTTCAAAAATTTCTCATAGGGCTCAAGGCATTTCATCCTTAGCAAGTAGATGGCATGCCTATGCGACATGCTGTCCGATTGGGTCTCAAATGAGAACTGCAAATGGTTCTGGCAATATTGAGGCTGTTTCGGCAAGTTCCTTTTTAAGAGATTATTCTGAAAGTGATCTGGAATCACTAGAAAATGTGGCGACCTATAACAATGCTCAGTTAACTTCTTTTACTTCATATCACAAGCGGCAAGCCCTTG TTATTTATCTGCAGTCCAACCCCGGCGGTATCACAATCTTTGGATGGACAGTTGACCGAACCTTGCTGAATACCATTTTCTTCCTTGAGCTGACACTCGTGCTTTTTGTGCTTGGCAAAACTATAGTCTTTCCTTCCTTGTGA
- the LOC122052379 gene encoding uncharacterized protein LOC122052379 isoform X1 has product MDAGADEAPLVQVEDESGEKDLDAALRCLEGFLALLGFPDSSSRVRLAASWAAFLLLGVAVPSAAIGLYQCSHSVCAEYKVHQFELCVLLSQVLLAAVSLACISRNLLKYGIRRFLFVDQHHGHVERFQKEYVRKIQEFFHLLVRWILPCFIVMTVRETVHFMHTFHQSAWRSTAVLMASMLSWVYLTIILLSACLLFNLVCNLQIIHFEDYGKFLERDVETFLCLEEHMRLRFYLSKISHRFRIFLLLLFLVVTVSQFVTLFQTTGYSGNINFTNAGSLAVSSVVQVVVVVLCLNAASKISHRAQGISSLASRWHAYATCCPIGSQMRTANGSGNIEAVSASSFLRDYSESDLESLENVATYNNAQLTSFTSYHKRQALVIYLQSNPGGITIFGWTVDRTLLNTIFFLELTLVLFVLGKTIVFPSL; this is encoded by the exons ATGGACGCCGGAGCCGACGAGGCGCCGCTTGTGCAAGTAGAGGACGAATCCGGAGAGAAGGATCTGGACGCCGCGCTCCGCTGCCTCGAGGGCTTCCTCGCCCTGCTTGGTTTCCCCGATTCCTCCTCACGGGTTCGCCTGGCCGCCTCCTGGGCCGCCTTCCTCCTCCTCGGCGTCGCCGTCCCATCCGCCGCCATCGGCCTCTACCAGTGCTCCCACTCCGTCTGCGCCGAGTACAAAGTCCACCAGTTCGAGTTATGCGTCCTCCTGTCTCAGGTCTTGCTCGCCGCCGTCTCGCTTGCTTGCATCTCGCGGAACCTTCTCAAGTACGGGATTCGGAGGTTCCTGTTCGTGGATCAGCACCATGGCCATGTGGAGAGGTTCCAGAAGGAGTATGTTCGCAAAATCCAG GAGTTCTTTCATTTGCTAGTTCGGTGGATATTGCCATGCTTTATTGTAATGACTGTTCGTGAAACTGTCCATTTTATGCACACCTTCCATCAGTCTGCATGGAGATCCACTGCCGTTTTGATGGCTTCAATGTTGTCATGGGTTTATCTAACAATCATTCTTTTATCAGCTTGTCTGTTATTCAATCTTGTGTGTAATTTGCAAATTATTCACTTTGAAGATTATGGAAAATTTTTGGAAAGAGATGTAGAAACTTTTCTGTGTTTGGAGGAACATATGCGCTTACGCTTTTATCTCTCAAAAATCAGTCATAGATTCCGCATATTCCTCCTTTTGCTTTTCTTGGTCGTCACAGTGAGTCAATTTGTCACCCTTTTTCAGACCACTGGATATAGTGGAAATATTAATTTTACAAATGCTGGAAGCTTAGCC GTGTCTTCTGTTGTTCAAGTTGTTGTCGTTGTTCTCTGTTTGAATGCAGCTTCAAAAATTTCTCATAGGGCTCAAGGCATTTCATCCTTAGCAAGTAGATGGCATGCCTATGCGACATGCTGTCCGATTGGGTCTCAAATGAGAACTGCAAATGGTTCTGGCAATATTGAGGCTGTTTCGGCAAGTTCCTTTTTAAGAGATTATTCTGAAAGTGATCTGGAATCACTAGAAAATGTGGCGACCTATAACAATGCTCAGTTAACTTCTTTTACTTCATATCACAAGCGGCAAGCCCTTG TTATTTATCTGCAGTCCAACCCCGGCGGTATCACAATCTTTGGATGGACAGTTGACCGAACCTTGCTGAATACCATTTTCTTCCTTGAGCTGACACTCGTGCTTTTTGTGCTTGGCAAAACTATAGTCTTTCCTTCCTTGTGA